One Romeriopsis navalis LEGE 11480 genomic window carries:
- a CDS encoding phosphate ABC transporter substrate-binding protein, with the protein MRQLHRFLPFSIGALLLLSACDKPPNSANAANKLVVTGSSTVAPLLSEIAKRYEANHAGVRIDVQTGGSSRGIADARQGVAQIGMVSRSLKSTENDLQAFMIAKDGIAVILHEQNPVAKLSNQQIVEIYTKQITNWQQLGGRDAPITVVHKAAGRSTLELFVSHFKLKPTAVKPDVIIGDNEQGIKTVAGNPNAIGYVSIGTAEYSVKHQVPVKLIPLDGVAASIANVQNGKFPLARSLNLVTKSAPQGFQKEFIDFARSKEVRDLVQAQYFVPVQP; encoded by the coding sequence ATGAGACAATTGCATCGTTTTTTGCCGTTCTCGATCGGCGCACTGCTGCTGCTGTCAGCTTGTGACAAGCCACCGAACTCCGCAAATGCCGCGAATAAGCTTGTCGTCACCGGTTCAAGTACCGTTGCGCCATTGCTATCGGAAATTGCCAAACGCTATGAAGCGAATCATGCCGGTGTCCGCATCGATGTGCAGACGGGTGGTTCGTCACGCGGGATTGCGGATGCCCGACAAGGGGTGGCCCAGATCGGTATGGTGTCACGATCGCTCAAAAGCACCGAAAATGACCTGCAGGCATTTATGATCGCCAAGGATGGCATTGCGGTGATTCTGCATGAACAGAACCCCGTTGCCAAATTAAGCAATCAACAAATCGTCGAGATTTATACGAAGCAAATCACCAACTGGCAGCAGCTAGGTGGCCGAGATGCCCCGATTACGGTGGTGCATAAAGCGGCTGGCCGATCGACGCTGGAATTATTTGTGAGTCATTTCAAGCTGAAGCCAACTGCGGTGAAACCCGATGTGATTATTGGTGATAACGAGCAGGGGATTAAAACGGTGGCCGGTAATCCCAACGCGATCGGCTACGTGTCGATTGGTACGGCGGAATACAGCGTTAAGCACCAAGTGCCGGTGAAGCTAATTCCGCTGGATGGTGTGGCAGCGTCGATTGCCAATGTACAGAATGGCAAGTTTCCTTTGGCTCGATCGCTGAATTTAGTCACGAAATCTGCCCCGCAGGGATTCCAAAAGGAATTTATTGATTTTGCGCGTTCCAAGGAGGTCCGGGATCTTGTTCAAGCGCAATACTTTGTGCCGGTACAGCCTTGA
- the pstC gene encoding phosphate ABC transporter permease subunit PstC has translation MFKRNTLCRYSLEVGFIYGLRLLTAIAAVVVLFIVGFLIVEAWPVLRQIAVSRFLRDQSWHPVSGQYNLLPMIIGTSSVTFGAMLLAVPFGLASGIFCQYYAPDWLARIYRRLIELLAGIPSVVYGFWGLVVLVPLIGQVHPPGPSLLAGILILALMIMPTIALITDSSLATVPARYLWGAQALGLSRWGIVRGVALPAARSGILAGIVLALGRAIGETMAVLMVCGNVVQVPDSLFAPVRTLTANMALEMAYATDLHRSALFVSGLVLMGCIGVLVFVADQVGRYG, from the coding sequence TTGTTCAAGCGCAATACTTTGTGCCGGTACAGCCTTGAGGTTGGGTTTATTTACGGCTTGCGATTGCTGACGGCGATCGCGGCGGTTGTAGTGCTGTTTATTGTGGGGTTCCTGATCGTGGAAGCCTGGCCAGTGCTGCGCCAAATTGCTGTAAGCCGGTTCTTGCGTGATCAGTCATGGCATCCGGTGAGCGGGCAGTATAATCTGCTGCCAATGATTATTGGAACATCGAGTGTAACGTTTGGCGCAATGCTTTTAGCGGTGCCCTTTGGATTAGCTTCGGGGATCTTTTGCCAATACTATGCGCCGGACTGGTTAGCGCGGATTTACCGTCGATTGATTGAGCTACTGGCGGGGATTCCTTCGGTGGTATATGGCTTTTGGGGTTTGGTGGTCTTGGTTCCATTGATTGGGCAAGTGCATCCGCCGGGGCCGAGTTTGCTGGCGGGGATTTTGATTTTGGCGTTGATGATTATGCCGACGATCGCCCTGATTACCGATTCGAGTTTGGCGACGGTACCGGCTCGTTATTTGTGGGGGGCGCAGGCGTTAGGTTTGAGTCGTTGGGGGATTGTGCGCGGTGTGGCGTTACCTGCGGCCCGATCGGGCATTTTGGCGGGAATTGTGTTGGCGTTGGGACGAGCGATCGGGGAGACGATGGCGGTGCTGATGGTCTGCGGCAATGTAGTGCAGGTACCAGATAGTTTGTTTGCACCAGTACGGACGTTGACGGCGAATATGGCGTTGGAGATGGCCTATGCGACGGATTTACATCGATCGGCGTTGTTTGTCAGTGGGTTGGTGTTGATGGGTTGCATTGGGGTGTTGGTGTTTGTCGCGGATCAGGTGGGGCGGTATGGGTAG
- the pstA gene encoding phosphate ABC transporter permease PstA — protein sequence MGRGLLVGASVGDPPKSPFKRGTLSRDRLAAGLIWFAVVGVAAALCWMLWDVVGQGMGVLSWEFLTGSPIDAGRAGGIAPILVSTGLIVGVCLAVSVPLALGTAILLVEFSGPQSRWHRWVQLSLDMLAGVPSIVFGLFGNACFSKLFGLGFSILAGGLTLACMVLPILIRSTQVGLRAVPEDYRRSGAALGLSRLAVLRRVLLPMALPGIVAGLLLGIGRAIAETAALIFTSGYVDRLPSSLLDSGRAISVHIFDLAMNIPGGESMAYGSALVLVLALVGINTLVSLLADWWRRVWLGGVS from the coding sequence ATGGGTAGAGGATTGTTGGTGGGTGCCAGCGTTGGTGATCCCCCTAAATCCCCCTTCAAAAGGGGGACTTTGAGCCGCGATCGATTGGCCGCTGGGTTGATTTGGTTCGCGGTGGTTGGGGTGGCAGCGGCTTTATGCTGGATGTTGTGGGATGTTGTGGGACAGGGAATGGGGGTGTTGTCTTGGGAATTTTTGACGGGTAGTCCGATCGATGCGGGACGTGCGGGCGGGATTGCGCCGATTTTAGTTTCGACCGGGTTGATTGTGGGGGTTTGTTTAGCGGTGTCGGTGCCGTTGGCCTTGGGGACGGCGATTTTGTTGGTGGAGTTTAGTGGGCCGCAGTCGCGGTGGCATCGGTGGGTGCAGTTGAGTCTGGATATGTTGGCGGGGGTGCCATCGATCGTGTTTGGACTGTTTGGTAATGCTTGTTTTAGTAAGTTGTTTGGTTTGGGGTTTTCGATTTTGGCGGGGGGACTGACGTTGGCTTGTATGGTGTTGCCGATTTTGATTAGATCGACGCAGGTGGGATTGCGAGCGGTGCCGGAGGATTATCGCCGATCGGGTGCAGCGTTGGGTTTGTCGAGATTGGCAGTGTTGCGGCGGGTGCTGTTGCCAATGGCTTTGCCGGGAATAGTGGCGGGGTTACTGTTGGGGATTGGCCGGGCGATCGCTGAGACGGCGGCGTTGATTTTTACCAGCGGGTATGTCGATCGACTGCCGAGTTCGCTACTGGATTCGGGGCGGGCGATTTCGGTACATATCTTTGATTTGGCGATGAATATTCCGGGGGGTGAGTCGATGGCCTATGGTTCGGCGTTGGTGTTGGTGTTGGCGCTAGTGGGGATTAATACGTTGGTGTCGCTGTTGGCAGATTGGTGGCGACGGGTTTGGTTGGGTGGTGTATCGTGA
- a CDS encoding phosphate ABC transporter ATP-binding protein, producing MPHPPSLATQNLTLRYGRKVAVENVNLTVPAGKITALIGPSGCGKTSFLNCLNRLVELTPQAKVTGQVLLGDVDIRSIPVVTLRRRVGMLFQQPNPFPLSIYENLAFPLREHGLRDKVAITGTIEASLRQVGLWDEICDRLKHPALALSGGQQQRLCLARALALKPQVILMDEPCSALDPLSSEIVESLMRDLRGEYTLLVVTHNLAQARRIADQTALFWAVDGVGKLVEMGDTEQIFDQPQDDLTAAYVTGRKG from the coding sequence ATGCCTCATCCACCGAGTTTAGCAACCCAAAATTTGACGTTGCGCTATGGGCGTAAGGTTGCAGTCGAGAATGTCAATCTGACGGTGCCCGCTGGAAAAATCACGGCGTTGATTGGACCTTCGGGCTGTGGGAAGACGAGTTTTTTGAATTGTTTGAATCGGTTGGTGGAGTTGACGCCCCAGGCAAAGGTGACGGGGCAAGTGTTGTTGGGGGATGTGGATATTCGATCGATACCCGTGGTGACGTTGCGCCGTCGGGTGGGGATGTTATTTCAGCAGCCGAACCCGTTTCCTTTGTCGATCTATGAGAATTTGGCGTTTCCACTGCGGGAACATGGGCTGCGGGATAAAGTGGCGATCACGGGAACGATCGAGGCGAGTTTGCGGCAGGTGGGACTGTGGGATGAGATTTGCGATCGGTTGAAGCATCCGGCGTTGGCGCTGTCGGGTGGACAGCAGCAGCGGTTGTGTTTGGCGCGGGCCTTGGCGTTGAAGCCGCAGGTGATTTTGATGGATGAGCCTTGTAGCGCGTTGGACCCGCTGTCGAGTGAGATTGTGGAGTCGTTGATGCGGGATTTGCGAGGGGAATATACGCTGCTGGTGGTGACGCATAATTTGGCTCAGGCCCGGCGGATTGCCGACCAGACGGCGCTGTTTTGGGCGGTGGATGGGGTGGGGAAGTTGGTGGAGATGGGAGATACAGAGCAGATCTTTGATCAGCCGCAGGATGATTTGACTGCGGCGTACGTGACGGGGCGAAAAGGTTAA